A region from the Schistocerca serialis cubense isolate TAMUIC-IGC-003099 chromosome 1, iqSchSeri2.2, whole genome shotgun sequence genome encodes:
- the LOC126426497 gene encoding piggyBac transposable element-derived protein 3-like encodes MYWQKSLRMPTIADCMPRDRFFTLRTALHVVDTNNIPCESETNRLWKLQPAINVVRSACLRHPRPSENDYSIDEQMVPFTGRCTLSQYVPNKPRPLGIKNFVFATTKGLALDFEFYQGKSTPPPDVGLGLGPSVILRLAQTLPQGARLYFDRYFTALPLLQQLLDLGLEGTGTIMKNRVK; translated from the coding sequence atgtactggcagaagtcattGCGTATGCCAACTATTGCAGACTGTATGCCTAGAGACAGGTTCTTCACTCTCAGAACAGCACTGCATGTTGTGGACACTAACAACATTCCAtgtgaatcagaaactaatagatTGTGGAAACTACAACCTGCAATTAATGTTGTACGCAGTGCTTGTTTGAGACATCCACGCCCCTCTGAAAATGATTATTCCATTGATGAGCAAATGGTACCATTTACTGGACGCTGCACATTGTCTCAGTATGTTCCAAACAAACCGCGCCCTTtgggaattaaaaactttgtttttgCAACAACGAAAGGTTTAGCACTTGATTTTGAATTTTATCAAGGTAAATCAACTCCTCCGCCAGATGTTGGCCTTGGTCTTGGGCCATCTGTAATTCTTCGCCTTGCTCAAACATTACCTCAAGGTGCAAGActatattttgacagatattttacagCTTTGCCATTGTTGCAACAGTTACTTGACCTAGGGCTGGAAGGAACAGGAACCATAATGAAAAACAGAGTGAAATAA